One region of Pongo pygmaeus isolate AG05252 chromosome 21, NHGRI_mPonPyg2-v2.0_pri, whole genome shotgun sequence genomic DNA includes:
- the FLRT3 gene encoding leucine-rich repeat transmembrane protein FLRT3 yields MISPAWTIFLIGTKIGLFLQVAPLSVMAKSCPSVCRCDAGFIYCNDRFLTSIPTGIPEDATTLYLQNNQINNAGIPSDLKNLLKVERIYLYHNSLDEFPTNLPKYVKELHLQENNIRTITYDSLSKIPYLEELHLDDNSVSAVSIEEGAFRDSNYLRLLFLSRNHLSTIPWGLPRTIEELRLDDNRISTISSPSLQGLTSLKRLVLDGNLLNNHGLGDKVFFNLVNLTELSLVRNSLTAAPVNLPGTNLRKLYLQDNHINRVPPNAFSYLRQLYRLDMSNNNLSNLPQGIFDDLDNITQLILRNNPWYCGCKMKWVRDWLQSLPVKVNVRGLMCQAPEKVRGMAIKDLNAELFDCKDSGIVSTIQITTAISNTVYPAQGQWPAPVTKQPDIKNPKLTKDHQTTGSPSRKTITITVKSVTSDTIHISWKLALPMTALRLSWLKLGHSPAFGSITETIVTGERSEYLVTALEPDSPYKVCMVPMETSNLYLFDETPVCIETETAPLRMYNPTTTLNREQEKEPYKNPNLPLAAIIGGAVALVTIALLALVCWYVHRNGSLFSRNCAYSKGRRRKDDYAEAGTKKDNSILEIRETSFQMLPISNEPISKEEFVIHTIFPPNGMNLYKNNHSESSSNRSYRDSGIPDSDHSHS; encoded by the coding sequence ATGATCAGCCCAGCCTGGACCATTTTCCTCATCGGGACTAAAATTGGGCTGTTCCTTCAAGTAGCACCTCTATCAGTTATGGCTAAATCCTGTCCATCTGTGTGTCGCTGCGATGCGGGTTTCATTTACTGTAATGATCGCTTTCTGACATCCATTCCAACAGGAATACCAGAGGATGCTACAACTCTCTACCTTCAGAACAACCaaataaataatgctgggatTCCTTCAGATTTGAAAAACTTGCTGAAAGTAGAAAGAATATACCTATACCACAACAGTTTAGATGAATTTCCTACCAACCTCCCAAAGTATGTAAAAGAGTTACATTTGCAAGAAAATAACATAAGGACTATCACTTATGATTCACTTTCAAAAATTCCCTATCTGGAAGAATTACATTTAGATGACAACTCTGTCTCTGCAGTTAGCATAGAAGAGGGAGCATTCCGAGACAGCAACTATCTCCGACTGCTTTTCCTGTCCCGTAATCACCTTAGCACAATTCCCTGGGGTTTGCCCAGGACTATAGAAGAACTACGCTTGGATGATAATCGCATATCCACTATTTCATCACCATCTCTTCAAGGTCTCACTAGTCTAAAACGCCTGGTTCTAGATGGAAACCTGTTGAACAATCATGGTTTAGGTGACAAAGTTTTCTTCAACCTAGTTAATTTAACAGAGCTGTCCCTGGTGCGGAATTCCCTGACTGCTGCACCAGTAAACCTTCCAGGCACAAACCTGAGGAAGCTTTATCTTCAAGATAACCACATCAATCGGGTGCccccaaatgctttttcttatcTAAGGCAGCTCTATCGACTGGATATGTCCAATAATAACCTAAGTAATTTACCTCAGGGTATCTTTGATGATTTGGACAATATAACACAACTGATTCTTCGCAACAATCCCTGGTATTGCGGGTGCAAGATGAAATGGGTACGTGACTGGTTACAATCATTACCTGTGAAGGTCAACGTGCGTGGGCTTATGTGCCAAGCCCCAGAAAAGGTTCGTGGGATGGCTATTAAGGATCTCAATGCAGAACTGTTTGATTGTAAGGACAGTGGGATTGTAAGCACCATTCAGATAACCACTGCAATATCCAACACAGTGTATCCTGCCCAAGGACAGTGGCCAGCTCCAGTGACCAAACAGCCAGATATTAAGAACCCCAAGCTCACTAAGGATCACCAAACCACAGGGAGTCCTTCAAGAAAAACAATTACAATTACTGTGAAGTCTGTCACCTCTGATACAATTCATATCTCTTGGAAACTTGCTCTACCTATGACTGCTTTGAGACTCAGCTGGCTTAAACTGGGCCATAGCCCGGCATTTGGATCTATAACAGAAACAATTGTAACGGGGGAACGCAGTGAGTACTTGGTCACAGCCCTGGAGCCTGATTCGCCCTATAAAGTATGCATGGTTCCCATGGAAACCAGCAACCTCTACCTATTTGATGAAACTCCTGTTTGTATTGAGACTGAAACTGCACCCCTTCGAATGTACAACCCTACAACCACCCTCAATcgagagcaagagaaagaaccTTACAAAAACCCCAATTTACCTTTGGCTGCCATCATTGGTGGGGCTGTGGCCCTGGTTACCATTGCCCTTCTTGCTTTAGTGTGTTGGTATGTTCATAGGAATGGATCGCTCTTCTCAAGGAACTGTGCATACAGCaaagggaggagaagaaaggatGACTATGCAGAAGCTGGCACTAAGAAGGACAACTCTATCCTGGAAATCAGGGAAACTTCTTTTCAGATGTTACCAATAAGCAATGAACCCATCTCGAAGGAGGAGTTTGTAATACACACCATATTTCCTCCGAATGGAATGAATCTGTACAAAAACAATCACAGTGAAAGCAGTAGTAACCGAAGCTACAGAGACAGTGGTATTCCAGACTCAGATCACTCACACTCATGA